One window from the genome of Cyprinus carpio isolate SPL01 chromosome B1, ASM1834038v1, whole genome shotgun sequence encodes:
- the rbpja gene encoding recombination signal binding protein for immunoglobulin kappa J region a isoform X1, which translates to MAPVVTGKFGELPQPKRLTREAMRNYLKERGDQTVLILHAKVAQKSYGNEKRFFCPPPCVYLMGCGWKKKKEQMEREGCSEQDSQPCAFIGIGNSEQEMQQLNLEGKNFCTAKTLYISDSDKRKHFMLSVKMFYGNSADIGVFLSKRIKVISKPSKKKQSLKNADLCIASGTKVALFNRLRSQTVSTRYLHVEGGNFHASSQQWGAFFIHLLDDDESEGEEFTVRDGYIHYGQTVKLVCSVTGMALPRLVIRKVDKQTALMDADDPVSQLHKCAFYLKDTERMYLCLSQERIIQFQATPCPKETNKEMVNDGASWTIISTDKAEYTFYEGMGPVPSPVTPVPVVESLQLNGGGDVAMLELTGQNFTPNLRVWFGDVEADTMYRCGESVLCVVPDISAFREGWRWVRQPVQVPVTLVRNDGIIYSTALTFTYTPEPGPRPHCGAAGAILRANSNSSTSPSSSSSSSSLLLQSAVDSQAGYAATGSVSSSSSSSAMSVS; encoded by the exons ATGGCGCCTGTTGTGACAGG GAAATTTGGGGAGCTCCCTCAGCCAAAGCGTTTAACAAG GGAGGCAATGCGCAACTACTTGAAGGAGAGAGGAGATCAGACAGTACTCATACTGCATGCAAAAGTCGCACAGAAATCGTATGGCAATGAAAAAAG ATTCTTCTGTCCTCCACCATGTGTTTACCTGATGGGTTGTGGCTGGAAGAAAAAGAAGGAGCAGATGGAAAGGGAGGGCTGCTCGGAGCAGGACTCTCAGCCTTGTGCCTTTATCGGCATTGGAAACAGTGAACAAGAAATGCAGCAGCTCAACTTGGAGGGCAAG AACTTTTGCACAGCAAAAACGTTATACATTTCTGACTCGGACAAACGGAAGCACTTCatgctgtcagtgaaaatgttctatGGGAATAGTGCGGATATCGGTGTCTTCCTCAGCAAACGAATCAAGGTCATCTCCAAACCTTCCAAAAAGAAACAGTCGCTGAAGAATGCAGACC TGTGCATAGCTTCTGGGACGAAGGTGGCTCTTTTTAACCGCTTGCGGTCCCAGACTGTCAGTACGCGGTACCTTCATGTGGAAGGGGGAAACTTCCATGCTAGTTCACAACAGTGGGGAGCCTTCTTTATTCATCTAT TGGATGATGATGAGTCGGAGGGTGAAGAGTTTACAGTCAGAGATGGTTATATCCATTACGGTCAGACGGTGAAGCTGGTGTGCTCTGTGACAGGCATGGCTCTACCCCGACTG gtcATTCGTAAAGTGGACAAGCAGACTGCGCTAATGGATGCCGATGACCCTGTGTCCCAACTACATAAATGTGCCTTCTACCTTAAAGATACAGAGAGGATGTATCTCTGCCTGTCACAAGAGAGGATAATTCAGTTCCAG GCCACACCCTGTCCCAAAGAAACGAACAAAGAAATGGTCAACGATGGGGCGTCATGGACAATCATCAGCACAGACAAAGCAGAGTACACTTTCTATGAGGGGATGGGCCCTGTACCCTCACCTGTCACACCCGTGCCTGTTGTTGAAAGTTTACAG CTGAATGGAGGAGGAGATGTTGCCATGCTGGAACTGACAGGACAGAACTTCACGCCTAACCTAAGAGTCTGGTTTGGAGATGTAGAGGCAGACACAATGTACAG GTGTGGCGAAAGTGTGCTCTGTGTGGTTCCCGACATCTCTGCGTTCCGTGAGGGGTGGCGTTGGGTTCGGCAGCCAGTGCAGGTTCCTGTGACTTTGGTCCGTAATGATGGCATCATCTACTCCACAGCTTTGACTTTTACCTACACGCCAGAGCCGGGACCACGTCCTCACTGCGGCGCCGCAGGAGCCATACTGCGGGCCAACAGCAACTCCTCCACCTCACCATcttcttcctcctcatcctccagcCTACTGCTTCAGTCAGCCGTCGACAGCCAGGCAGGATACGCAGCAACAGGGAGCGTgtcttcatcttcctcttcctcagctATGTCTGTCTCCTAA
- the rbpja gene encoding recombination signal binding protein for immunoglobulin kappa J region a isoform X2, which translates to MRNYLKERGDQTVLILHAKVAQKSYGNEKRFFCPPPCVYLMGCGWKKKKEQMEREGCSEQDSQPCAFIGIGNSEQEMQQLNLEGKNFCTAKTLYISDSDKRKHFMLSVKMFYGNSADIGVFLSKRIKVISKPSKKKQSLKNADLCIASGTKVALFNRLRSQTVSTRYLHVEGGNFHASSQQWGAFFIHLLDDDESEGEEFTVRDGYIHYGQTVKLVCSVTGMALPRLVIRKVDKQTALMDADDPVSQLHKCAFYLKDTERMYLCLSQERIIQFQATPCPKETNKEMVNDGASWTIISTDKAEYTFYEGMGPVPSPVTPVPVVESLQLNGGGDVAMLELTGQNFTPNLRVWFGDVEADTMYRCGESVLCVVPDISAFREGWRWVRQPVQVPVTLVRNDGIIYSTALTFTYTPEPGPRPHCGAAGAILRANSNSSTSPSSSSSSSSLLLQSAVDSQAGYAATGSVSSSSSSSAMSVS; encoded by the exons ATGCGCAACTACTTGAAGGAGAGAGGAGATCAGACAGTACTCATACTGCATGCAAAAGTCGCACAGAAATCGTATGGCAATGAAAAAAG ATTCTTCTGTCCTCCACCATGTGTTTACCTGATGGGTTGTGGCTGGAAGAAAAAGAAGGAGCAGATGGAAAGGGAGGGCTGCTCGGAGCAGGACTCTCAGCCTTGTGCCTTTATCGGCATTGGAAACAGTGAACAAGAAATGCAGCAGCTCAACTTGGAGGGCAAG AACTTTTGCACAGCAAAAACGTTATACATTTCTGACTCGGACAAACGGAAGCACTTCatgctgtcagtgaaaatgttctatGGGAATAGTGCGGATATCGGTGTCTTCCTCAGCAAACGAATCAAGGTCATCTCCAAACCTTCCAAAAAGAAACAGTCGCTGAAGAATGCAGACC TGTGCATAGCTTCTGGGACGAAGGTGGCTCTTTTTAACCGCTTGCGGTCCCAGACTGTCAGTACGCGGTACCTTCATGTGGAAGGGGGAAACTTCCATGCTAGTTCACAACAGTGGGGAGCCTTCTTTATTCATCTAT TGGATGATGATGAGTCGGAGGGTGAAGAGTTTACAGTCAGAGATGGTTATATCCATTACGGTCAGACGGTGAAGCTGGTGTGCTCTGTGACAGGCATGGCTCTACCCCGACTG gtcATTCGTAAAGTGGACAAGCAGACTGCGCTAATGGATGCCGATGACCCTGTGTCCCAACTACATAAATGTGCCTTCTACCTTAAAGATACAGAGAGGATGTATCTCTGCCTGTCACAAGAGAGGATAATTCAGTTCCAG GCCACACCCTGTCCCAAAGAAACGAACAAAGAAATGGTCAACGATGGGGCGTCATGGACAATCATCAGCACAGACAAAGCAGAGTACACTTTCTATGAGGGGATGGGCCCTGTACCCTCACCTGTCACACCCGTGCCTGTTGTTGAAAGTTTACAG CTGAATGGAGGAGGAGATGTTGCCATGCTGGAACTGACAGGACAGAACTTCACGCCTAACCTAAGAGTCTGGTTTGGAGATGTAGAGGCAGACACAATGTACAG GTGTGGCGAAAGTGTGCTCTGTGTGGTTCCCGACATCTCTGCGTTCCGTGAGGGGTGGCGTTGGGTTCGGCAGCCAGTGCAGGTTCCTGTGACTTTGGTCCGTAATGATGGCATCATCTACTCCACAGCTTTGACTTTTACCTACACGCCAGAGCCGGGACCACGTCCTCACTGCGGCGCCGCAGGAGCCATACTGCGGGCCAACAGCAACTCCTCCACCTCACCATcttcttcctcctcatcctccagcCTACTGCTTCAGTCAGCCGTCGACAGCCAGGCAGGATACGCAGCAACAGGGAGCGTgtcttcatcttcctcttcctcagctATGTCTGTCTCCTAA
- the slc34a2a gene encoding solute carrier family 34 member 2a — MAPRPKQEDGSEGKPTETLDVPRKKSLSMAPAVSTAALIEDDPWDMPELQDTGVKWADLDTKGKILRVLTIAAKLILLLGLLYMFVCSLDILSSAFQLVGGKAAGDIFQENTVLSNPLAGLVIGMLVTLLVQSSSTSSSIVVTMVSSGLLEVSTAVPIIMGTNIGTSVTNTFVAMTQVGDRNKFRRAFAGATVHDFFNWLSVLVLLPLEVATGYLVKLTDLIVKSFNIQSGENAPALLNVITDPLTQSIIELDETVISGIAVGDPEAKNKSLIKVWCQTASNTTIQNVTASNCSNFPCWELKNVTEITNIKKCNHIFVNTNLSDLAVGLILLACSLLILCTCLILIVKLLNSMLKGQVAVVINKIMNTDFPFPFAWLTGYIAIVVGAGMTFIVQSSSVFTSAITPLVGIGVIKLERAYPLSLGSNIGTTTTAILAAMASPVEKLGNSLQIALVHLFFNLSGIVLWYPIPFTRLPIRMAKALGQLTAQYRWFSGFYIIACFFAFPLLVFGLSLAGWQVLVGVLVPIVAVLIFVIIVNILQKHKPQWLPSVLRSWDFLPQWAHSLEPWDRVVTIMAARCCCCCKCCNVTEEDEETGTQENKDNEIEMYDKPTISVEIKEAKKTSDSCEILKATSL; from the exons ATGGCACCACGACCAAAGCAAGAAGATGGATCTGAGGGAAAGCCAACAGAAACACTTGATG TTCCCAGAAAGAAGTCTCTCTCCATGGCCCCTGCTGTTTCCACAGCGGCTCTAATTGAGGATGATCCCTGGGACATGCCTGAATTGCAGGACACAGGAGTTAAATGGGCAG ATCTGGACACCAAAGGGAAGATCTTGAGAGTTCTAACTATAGCAGCAAAGCTGATTCTGCTGCTTGGTTTGCTCTACATGTTTGTTTGCTCACTGGACATCCTCAGCTCAGCTTTCCAGCTTGTTGGAG gtaaAGCAGCAGGGGACATTTTCCAGGAGAATACAGTGCTATCGAACCCTCTGGCAGGCCTGGTTATCGGGATGCTGGTAACGCTCCTAGTCCAGAGCTCCAGTACTTCCTCATCTATTGTGGTCACCATGGTCTCCTCTGGAT TGCTGGAGGTCTCAACTGCTGTTCCTATTATTATGGGGACTAACATCGGCACGTCAGTCACAAATACTTTTGTAGCCATGACACAAGTTGGCGACAGGAACAAGTTCCGCAG GGCATTTGCGGGAGCCACCGTGCATGATTTCTTTAACTGGCTTTCTGTCCTGGTGCTTTTGCCACTGGAAGTCGCCACAGGTTACCTGGTGAAGCTCACAGATCTCATAGTCAAATCATTTAATATCCAGAGTGGAGAAAATGCACCAGCCCTTCTGAATGTTATCACTGACCCACTCACCCAGTCTATTATTGAG ctggaTGAGACTGTGATAAGCGGCATTGCAGTTGGAGACCCTGAAGCCAAAAACAAATCTCTTATCAAGGTCTGGTGCCAGACAGCCTCAAACACG actATCCAGAATGTGACAGCATCGAACTGTAGCAACTTCCCTTGTTGGGAATTGAAAAATGTTACAGAAATTACCAACATCAAAAAAT GCAATCACATCTTTGTTAACACAAACCTTTCTGACCTGGCGGTGGGTCTGATTCTACTGGCTTGTTCTCTGCTCATCCTGTGCACTTGCCTCATTTTAATCGTGAAACTGCTCAACTCGATGCTCAAGGGCCAGGTTGCTGTTGTCATCAACAAGATAATGAACACTG attttccatttccatttgcaTGGCTGACTGGATACATTGCAATTGTGGTTGGCGCAGGAATGACTTTTATTGTCCAGAGCAGTTCTGTCTTTACCTCGGCTATAACTCCTCTTGTTG GTATTGGTGTTATAAAACTTGAGAGGGCATATCCTCTTTCCCTGGGATCCAATATTGGAACAACTACTACTGCAATATTAGCTGCCATGGCTAGTCCAGTAGAAAAGCTTGGAAATTCATTACAG ATCGCCTTGGTTCATCTCTTCTTCAACCTCTCTGGGATTGTGCTGTGGTACCCAATCCCTTTCACACGTCTCCCCATTCGAATGGCAAAGGCTCTTGGTCAGCTAACAGCTCAATACCGTTGGTTTTCGGGCTTTTACATCATCGCCTGCTTCTTCGCTTTCCCTCTGCTGGTCTTTGGCCTGTCTTTGGCTGGCTGGCAGGTACTTGTGGGAGTTCTTGTTCCCATAGTGGCCGTTCTGATCTTCGTTATCATTGTTAACATTTTACAGAAGCACAAACCTCAGTGGCTTCCTTCTGTTCTTCGTTCTTGGGACTTTCTTCCTCAATGGGCCCACTCCCTTGAACCATGGGATCGAGTAGTTACCATAATGGCTGCtcgctgctgctgttgctgcaaGTGCTGCAATGTTACGGAAGAAGACGAAGAGACAGGAACACAAGAAAATAAAGATAATGAAATCGAAATGTATGACAAGCCGACAATAAGTGTTGAGATCAAGGAGGCCAAGAAAACATCAGACAGTTGTGAAATTCTCAAGGCAACCTCTTTATAG
- the LOC109095460 gene encoding OCIA domain-containing protein 1-like isoform X1 has product MSQQSPADPERPGNAVVGPVGIDYIPTEEERRVFRECNQESFWYRSLPISAISMAFTQFLISRGALTASGRFGSWPKVAFAGVFGYLGGKMSYMKTCQEKFKSLENSPLGEALRQRQRQQPPVFTHKHPEMSDPNKADFELDQRNQPFSYSSDFTYSDPMPSAAQCDTQITAEPTYIEEDVQKKHILYEELRSKNRENYEKPETLLKPSPETIPAKRGKKNIYGDTWEE; this is encoded by the exons ATGTCCCAGCAGTCTCCAGCCGACCCTGAACGGCCAGGAAATGCAGTCGTG ggtccCGTAGGAATTGACTACATCCCcacagaggaggagaggagagtgtTCCGGGAGTGTAATCAGGAAAGCTTCTGGTACAGAT CTCTCCCTATATCTGCCATCAGCATGGCCTTCACTCAGTTCCTTATCTCTAGAG GTGCTCTTACGGCCTCCGGTAGATTTGGATCTTGGCCTAAAGTTGCTT TTGCTGGTGTTTTTGGCTACCTGGGAGGGAAGATGTCATACATGAAGACATGCCAGGAGAAATTTAAGAGCTTGGAGAATTCGCCACTGGGGGAGGCACTGAGACAGAGACAGCGCCAGCAACCGCCAGT gtttACCCATAAGCACCCGGAAATGAGTGATCCAAACAAAGCTGATTTTGAACTTGATCAGAGGAATCAGCCATTCTCCTATTCTAGTGATTTCACTTACAGTGACCCCATGCCCTCAGCAGCTCAATGTGACACTCAAATTACAG CAGAACCAACTTACATTGAGGAGGATGTACAGAAGAAACACATTCTGTATGAGGAGCTACGGAGTAAGAACAGGGAAAACTATGAAAAACCAGAGACACTGTTGAAGCCTTCACCTGAGACCATCCCAGCCAAGAGAG gGAAGAAGAATATATATGGAGACACATGGGAGGAATGA
- the LOC109095460 gene encoding OCIA domain-containing protein 1-like isoform X2, giving the protein MSQQSPADPERPGNAVVGPVGIDYIPTEEERRVFRECNQESFWYRSLPISAISMAFTQFLISRGALTASGRFGSWPKVAFAGVFGYLGGKMSYMKTCQEKFKSLENSPLGEALRQRQRQQPPVFTHKHPEMSDPNKADFELDQRNQPFSYSSDFTYSDPMPSAAQCDTQITEPTYIEEDVQKKHILYEELRSKNRENYEKPETLLKPSPETIPAKRGKKNIYGDTWEE; this is encoded by the exons ATGTCCCAGCAGTCTCCAGCCGACCCTGAACGGCCAGGAAATGCAGTCGTG ggtccCGTAGGAATTGACTACATCCCcacagaggaggagaggagagtgtTCCGGGAGTGTAATCAGGAAAGCTTCTGGTACAGAT CTCTCCCTATATCTGCCATCAGCATGGCCTTCACTCAGTTCCTTATCTCTAGAG GTGCTCTTACGGCCTCCGGTAGATTTGGATCTTGGCCTAAAGTTGCTT TTGCTGGTGTTTTTGGCTACCTGGGAGGGAAGATGTCATACATGAAGACATGCCAGGAGAAATTTAAGAGCTTGGAGAATTCGCCACTGGGGGAGGCACTGAGACAGAGACAGCGCCAGCAACCGCCAGT gtttACCCATAAGCACCCGGAAATGAGTGATCCAAACAAAGCTGATTTTGAACTTGATCAGAGGAATCAGCCATTCTCCTATTCTAGTGATTTCACTTACAGTGACCCCATGCCCTCAGCAGCTCAATGTGACACTCAAATTACAG AACCAACTTACATTGAGGAGGATGTACAGAAGAAACACATTCTGTATGAGGAGCTACGGAGTAAGAACAGGGAAAACTATGAAAAACCAGAGACACTGTTGAAGCCTTCACCTGAGACCATCCCAGCCAAGAGAG gGAAGAAGAATATATATGGAGACACATGGGAGGAATGA